The following proteins are encoded in a genomic region of Porphyrobacter sp. CACIAM 03H1:
- a CDS encoding TonB-dependent receptor family protein, protein MILPFARTALLAGCASIAFPAFAENGDLQQGSSSGAITTTAAQPATEIVVVGSMEDADTIPGSSAIVTETDLERTRPLNVNDALRLVPGVFVREEEGAGMRPNIGIRGLNPVRSTKVLLLEDGIPLGYAPYGDNASYYHPPIQRFTRLEVLKGAGQIRFGPQTIGGVVNYITPEVPDEFIANGTVAGGNRDMLMLDGMVGGRLAGGGVLVHVNHNQTDGFRDNQALRFTDIFVKGGWEFGPDHGLTIKLSRFREDSRVGYSGLRRDEFAADPRGNPFVNDDFQTERLNATIAHRWNLSDNLTLRTSAYYHYFTRDWWRQSSNSGQRPNDSSDPACGGMANLLTACGNEGRLRDYDTYGIESRLAIDHALFGIGGETEIGVRYHEERQRRRQWNGDTPTARRPGTSVNAGVRENNERDATAFAAFIQSRLEFGAFALTPGVRAEFIDFARRNLPIDILVGGRPSGAVTAATSGTSSLDKVLPGIGATWAIRDYLTLYGGVHRGFAPPRVEDIITAAGGSVDLDAELSWNYEIGLRGDIVPGIGFDATAFVMDFQNQIVAQSVAGGVGATLTSAGETLHRGGEFALNASSRAAGWTGGETDVFARLALTWVADAEYNSTRIATAPCFDGATTGTLVATGAGAVPCGVARNVEGNRLPYSPEWLVSGALGVEHKGFTGQVELVSQSSIFADDVNLIPVTPDGQRGLIEGWTQVNLAASYGPPGGKWEVFTTARNLFDRLYVTDRARGILPGQPFTIQVGLTLRY, encoded by the coding sequence ATGATTCTCCCCTTCGCCCGCACCGCCCTTCTGGCGGGCTGCGCCAGCATCGCCTTCCCCGCTTTCGCAGAGAACGGCGACTTGCAGCAGGGCAGCAGCAGCGGAGCGATCACCACCACCGCCGCGCAGCCCGCGACCGAGATCGTCGTCGTCGGCAGCATGGAGGACGCCGACACCATCCCCGGCTCATCCGCCATCGTCACCGAAACCGATCTCGAACGCACCCGCCCGCTCAACGTCAACGATGCCCTGCGCCTTGTTCCGGGCGTATTCGTCCGCGAGGAGGAAGGCGCGGGGATGCGCCCCAATATCGGCATCCGCGGCCTCAACCCGGTGCGCTCGACCAAGGTGCTGCTGCTCGAGGACGGGATCCCGCTCGGCTATGCCCCCTATGGCGACAACGCCAGCTACTACCACCCGCCGATCCAGCGCTTCACCCGGCTCGAGGTGTTGAAAGGCGCCGGCCAAATCCGCTTCGGTCCGCAGACCATCGGCGGCGTGGTCAACTACATCACTCCCGAAGTGCCCGACGAATTCATCGCCAACGGCACCGTCGCGGGCGGCAACCGCGACATGCTGATGCTCGACGGCATGGTCGGCGGCAGGCTCGCCGGCGGCGGCGTGCTGGTTCATGTCAACCACAACCAGACCGACGGCTTCCGCGACAACCAGGCGCTGCGCTTCACCGACATCTTCGTGAAGGGAGGCTGGGAATTCGGCCCCGACCACGGCCTCACGATCAAGCTCTCGCGCTTCCGCGAGGACAGCCGGGTGGGATATTCGGGCCTGCGCCGCGACGAATTCGCCGCCGATCCGCGCGGCAATCCCTTCGTCAACGACGACTTCCAGACCGAGCGCCTGAACGCCACCATCGCCCATCGCTGGAACCTGTCCGACAATCTGACCCTGCGCACCTCGGCCTATTACCACTACTTCACCCGCGACTGGTGGCGGCAGTCCTCGAACTCGGGCCAGCGGCCCAACGATTCGAGCGATCCGGCCTGCGGCGGCATGGCCAACCTCCTCACCGCCTGCGGCAATGAGGGGCGCCTGCGCGATTACGACACCTACGGGATCGAATCCCGCCTCGCGATCGATCACGCGCTATTCGGCATCGGCGGCGAGACCGAGATCGGGGTGCGCTATCACGAGGAACGCCAGCGCCGCCGCCAGTGGAACGGCGACACCCCCACCGCCCGCCGCCCCGGCACGAGCGTCAACGCGGGCGTGCGCGAGAACAACGAGCGCGATGCGACCGCCTTTGCGGCCTTTATCCAGTCGCGCCTCGAATTCGGCGCCTTCGCGCTCACCCCCGGCGTGCGCGCCGAGTTCATCGATTTCGCGCGCCGCAACCTGCCGATCGACATCCTCGTCGGCGGCCGCCCCTCGGGTGCGGTGACCGCCGCGACCAGCGGCACCAGCAGCCTCGACAAGGTGCTCCCCGGCATCGGCGCGACCTGGGCGATCCGCGACTACCTCACGCTCTATGGCGGCGTGCACCGCGGCTTCGCTCCGCCGCGGGTGGAGGACATCATCACCGCAGCCGGGGGCTCGGTCGATCTCGATGCCGAACTGAGCTGGAACTACGAGATCGGGCTGCGCGGCGACATCGTGCCGGGCATCGGCTTCGACGCCACCGCCTTCGTGATGGATTTCCAGAACCAGATCGTCGCCCAGTCGGTCGCCGGCGGGGTTGGCGCGACGCTCACCTCGGCGGGCGAGACGCTGCACCGCGGCGGCGAGTTCGCGCTCAACGCCTCCTCGCGCGCGGCGGGCTGGACCGGGGGCGAGACCGATGTCTTCGCGCGCCTCGCGCTGACCTGGGTCGCCGATGCCGAATACAACAGCACCCGCATCGCCACCGCTCCCTGCTTCGACGGGGCGACCACCGGAACGCTGGTGGCAACCGGCGCGGGCGCGGTGCCCTGCGGCGTCGCCCGCAATGTCGAGGGCAACCGCCTGCCCTATTCGCCCGAATGGCTCGTCTCGGGCGCGCTAGGGGTCGAGCACAAGGGCTTCACGGGGCAGGTCGAGTTGGTCAGCCAGTCCTCGATCTTCGCCGACGATGTGAACCTCATCCCCGTCACCCCCGATGGCCAGCGCGGGCTGATCGAGGGCTGGACGCAGGTGAACCTTGCCGCCTCCTACGGCCCGCCGGGCGGCAAGTGGGAGGTGTTCACCACAGCCCGCAACCTCTTCGACCGGCTTTACGTGACCGACCGGGCGCGCGGCATCCTGCCGGGGCAGCCCTTCACCATCCAGGTCGGCCTGACGCTGCGTTATTGA
- a CDS encoding (2Fe-2S)-binding protein encodes MSRMTVNERPVEFDLDPRMPLLYALREAMNLTGTKACGGGAECSGACMVLVDGVALRSCAITLAEAEGRLITTIEGLSRDRSHPVQQALVAQGAIQCGYCTPGIVMSAAALLQRNPAPTREDIAAAIPNICRCGVYPRLVKAVEQAGRVAQRQERISAAPAPGITPEDAAKAVPALRVGEPE; translated from the coding sequence ATGTCGCGCATGACCGTCAACGAGCGGCCGGTCGAGTTCGACCTCGATCCGCGCATGCCGCTGCTTTACGCGCTGCGCGAGGCGATGAACCTCACCGGCACCAAGGCCTGCGGGGGCGGGGCGGAATGCTCGGGCGCGTGCATGGTGCTGGTCGACGGCGTGGCGCTCCGGTCCTGCGCGATCACGCTGGCCGAGGCGGAGGGGCGTTTGATCACGACCATCGAGGGGTTGTCGCGCGATCGTTCGCATCCCGTGCAGCAGGCGTTGGTGGCGCAAGGGGCGATCCAGTGCGGCTATTGCACCCCCGGGATCGTGATGTCCGCCGCCGCGCTGCTCCAGCGCAACCCCGCGCCGACCCGCGAGGACATCGCTGCCGCTATCCCGAATATCTGCCGCTGCGGGGTCTATCCGCGGCTGGTCAAGGCGGTCGAGCAGGCCGGGCGCGTGGCCCAGCGGCAGGAGCGCATCAGCGCCGCCCCTGCGCCGGGCATCACTCCCGAGGACGCCGCCAAGGCGGTGCCGGCCCTGCGCGTGGGCGAGCCGGAGTAG